GCCGCGCTGATCCACCTGATAGGCACCGCTCAGCTGCGAAGCATCACGAGGCTGCGCCCGTGAGGGAGACAGGTATTGGCTGATGCCTCTCGACATCCGCGCCAAGTCAGCCTTCGCCTGGTCATAGTTGAAGGCGTATCGATCCCCTGCGCGGGAGCGCTGTGCGACTTCAGAGCGGTCCAGAATCATCTGA
This Pokkaliibacter sp. MBI-7 DNA region includes the following protein-coding sequences:
- a CDS encoding RAQPRD family integrative conjugative element protein — translated: MILDRSEVAQRSRAGDRYAFNYDQAKADLARMSRGISQYLSPSRAQPRDASQLSGAYQVDQRGKQE